The genomic interval tttataaaactaataaatataGGTCATGGACCCAATTTTTGGAACTTATTTTCCCAAATCTGCAAAAAGcccaaaaaataatataatttcgTTTACGTATCTAATTTTTGTTTACATtcatgttgagttggtaaaaaaTGATCATCGCATTGGAAAAGGGGGAGTCATGAGACTTGccacaattttaatttaattaaattagaattacatatatttagttttatgtttgaTTGAATATTAAAACCCatattattgttttataatttccaacgctaaactttattttaaagttttatttacATTGAGACAGTTTTAATAGAAGTATGATAcatatattttatgaaataataTCCTACGCGTAATTATCTCAATTTAAGttaactaaatatatataaaactcGAGGTCAATACACTTTGAAAAATTGGCAGCCATGATTGAAATATACCCTAAAGCTTaggattaattttatttgaataattttacttttaattcaagtgaactatatttgatatagttaattattaTGAGTGGGAAGCAAAGAATGTGTAAATGATTAATGTATTCGTAAGGCAACAGCAATTACCAGTCATTGATGTTTAATgatggtctcgctctctctctctctctctcggtCGAGTACAACTTCGTCCATCCCAATTCCTTTCACATTCCGATTGAGTTGAAATCATAGGACAAATAAATCTCAAGTATGAAACCAAAGTATCATATTCTCCGGTGAACCTCAATTATACATAAAAAAGGTTAAACTATAAACCTAGTTGTTAGAGTTTTTATATTGGCATATATTTGTTTAAAGCATTGATTCGAGTTTTGTGATGATCTGTGGTGTTATAGATGTTAAAGATGTCACAGAAAAGATCTTctgcaatttattttttttccttatttgaaaCTTTTGTAGACTATTTTTCTCGAATTCTTTTCTTGTCTATGGTCTATAGATCACGTATGGAAGTGTTTCCTTATTCCGTTACGCGTATTTATATACAAGTTTTTGCAATTAGGGTTGTCACATTtgataattttgataaaaagttCTTGTGTATTTGTGGTGGTTGACCTTCACAATACGTTATTGTGCTATCACTAAATTACATCTTGCAATCCAAAAAGTCTACCAAAAAAGACAGAACAACAAGTTCGTCTATGGTCTTAAAGAGAGTCTAAGACTTAGTTCATGAGGAAAGATTCTCTATCTTTTGGGGAAGCTAAGATTTCATTACAAAAGAAAGACTTCTCTAATTTAGGGGGAATCTAAGTTTCTTCAGTGAAGTGTTTTCACAAACAGATGAAAGATAACATCGAAAGAGAAGGAGTCTCATATACTGAGGGAAACTGAAGTGTTATTCACTAATATTTACATACTTAGGGGAGCCTAATTTCTCTTGAGAAGGATTCACATatctagggggagcctaggtgatCATTGAGTTAGACTTTACGAGAGTCACTATAAATGTCATTACTTTACAGATAAGTATTACAATGTAAATACTCGACTTTTAATATTAGTGAATTAATTTTTCTAGGCACACTACCCCTTATATGTGGGTGGTATATTGACGAACTAAGTTACTAAACCCTATgtgtttattattgatttactGTTTACTATTTTGTTTTGTCTCAGTAAGTGCTTCGGCATCTTGTTTAACATCTTGTGTCTAAGTGATGAGTaatcttaatttttcatttgggaCATTTGGGACGAGTAGTGGAAAGGAGTTATGAAGCACGGGGAGTTCAAACTCCTGGAGCCACAATATAAACGGTTAAAACGATCTTTGGTTGGAGGTTTTTTTGAATGAGAATTGACATATACATGCAAATTTTAAGTTTGTTTCATAGTTTTCAAcactttcaaaatttaagtttGTTTCACAGTTTTCAACATTTTGTTTGGGACTAAACTATTCTTAAGCATCATTTTTTTTGCagatgaattttttttacctTCCAAAACTGTGGGTATTCTCTTTTctccctcttttctttttcattttttatataattttattttgagtacagttaattaattaatttgttaatattaatttaacaaaactaatacaaatatttgttttagtaaatcaataataacatgtatttacaatttcatacaaattttaaataaatgtaattacttatttaaaattattgagGCCCcgttggtaaccatttcatttttagttttttttttttttttttaaactaagcTTATTTTCTCACATTGTCCTACATTAGTTTGCATCATTCTTAAATActagagttgaattcttagccatattaaaaaaaggcaaaaataagcttttgaaaacattttttttttgaaaattttgaaaatttaactttgttttttaaaacatggatagaaagtagataacaaaacaagagaGTTGGAGGTGGTAGGGGTGTttgtagacttaattttaaaaactaaaaataaaaaatcaaatgattaccaaatagagcctaattaattagctaataatatcttaaatatatttaattaacaaactagtattaattaaatttaattagaacaataattcatatttttcaataattataattgattacttattgttttttttatagtcAAACTATAATTTACTGAAATGAAATTCTATTTGATCTCATTAcgaatatataataattattgattattaatgaccagttaattatttattgtgattaatttttattattttatttattattaacacATTATATTTATGATTGTTAATCATTCTTTATTAATATTCTattatcatttatatattttctcatttttcattatatatatatatatatatatatatatatataattaattaaaattactgATTTTGaacttaatttattataaaaaggATTAggtattagattataattaatatgatatcattaatatatttaagtggttaattttaattatgaattactCTTTACAAatgtttataattaaaatttttatttgattcttaattaattaatttaaaaatatattgaatgatgtttattgtttaattaattaattttttgaaattatatcaaattttcagacttaatttcataaattatatacaaacaaatttttattcataaaattttgatagtATTTTCCATGCATAATAAGCACATAGTCAACTTTGATTCTTTGAAATCTTATTCTTAAACATTCTTGTATTCCCAGAcatttataaaactttaaactcctaattagttttcaaatttttacttttgtgtctaatagatctAAACATAAAGAAAATCATATATATAAGTTAACTTTCTATTTTGTGTCTAGTGATACATTTGTGAATCTTAAATTATTGAATAGGTTAAAGATAGATTAGCGTTACAATTAAATCCAATGGACCTATTAGACCTAATATCTAAGAACATGTTAgacaatttttaaagtttacgGATCTATTGAATGTAAAACAGAAAAATTCATTAACCTACTAATCACTTTTATAAAATTTACCCAAGATTGAAAGTTCAgcactaaaattataatttaaccttaagAAAAATGTATAACGTCAATAAGTgttttattaaacaaaaaaatatcgGTAAAAATCATTAATTTACAAAATAGATTTTGTCACTATCTTTACATATTGATAATAATTTGATGTTCAAAGAAACTAGTTAACCTATTATCTAGAGTTGagttaatcaaaatttaatttaaccaagtaaataaaaaattacattaataattgaaatattgaatctaattataatataaaaaattgggaaattatttcaaatggtaaaactgttaaaaatatttacaatatataacaaaattttcgaattatcaatgatagatattgataaaaattgatagacttctataaagGTCTAtccaaaatataacaaattttttgaattatcaatgatagatgttgatagacacttatatcaatgtctatcaatatcactgattgacattgatagaagtccatcagtgtctatcaacgtcaaattttataaatattttgatttctttttctatatttaaaaaaagtccTATAAAATTTTTATAGATCTATTTATTAACGTATATTTGTTAAAATGATGAAATTTAAATGTTCCTAAAAGAGTGTTTTTTACTCCCATCCAGGACAAAATGTTGGGATATCTTTTCATGATTATGTGTGATGATTACTCCTTACGAATCTTAGAATTCACGATTTGGATTGGGTTTGGATTCTTCACATTATAGCTTAAATTTTGCTTATTGTCAACAAgaagggaaaggaaaaaaagaaaaaagaaaaaaaagaaccaTCGTTTATTTCTTGAAGCAGAACCTCAGATTGAGGCAGTTGGAGTTAACTCCTTTCCATGTGCACATTTTCCAATTCTAATCTCTTTCCTCTCTTTACGAACAAGTCATTCTTGTTAGTGCTCATTCAAATGGCAAATATCTGACAACTCGTCTTTTTCTGCAAGGTACCTTCCTTTcctcttcccttttctttccGGTTTACTTCTTCTATTCATGACTTTTAAGTTTTCATGGTGAATTTAAGAACAAGTGGTAGTTTAGGTAAGATAACTTGGGTGCGGTGTGTggaatttgaatgtttaataTCCTGACGAtgctttattattatatttttctggTAGGGtctttttgattttgaattatgaaGGAGAAGGTAGATTCGTTTTCACCCACCGGAATTCTTGAAGACTACTTTAGGAGCTCAGGAGCCGAATCAACTTCGTCTGAGTTGCACAAACCAGGTTCCTTTTGGCGTGGAATATTCGAATTATTGAGGTCGAAATCCAGGAAACCTGTAAGTAAATTGCATCCTCAAAGTGTGCTAAAGCTCTCCAAAAAACTGAGCAACAGTATGAGAGAGACTTTGCATCTTCACTTTGGGTTTGATTCCAACGTCTGCAATTTCAACTCGCCATGGAAGAATTTCACTCTGCGAGAACTCGAGGCTGCGACGAATTATTTCAGCCCTGGTCCGTGTGAACCTAAAACatcatttgttttgttttttgttttttttttcccgatTAATTTGGCGTGCGTATTTGCATTTGGTAAGCGACTTCTTTTTGGGTGTAGAAAATCTGATTGGAAAAGGGGGTTATGCTGAGGTTTACAGGGGATGTTTGAAGAACGGACAAGTTGTGGCCATAAAAAgactgacaagaggaaattttgaTGAGAATATTGGTGATTTCTTACTTGAACTTGGAATAATGGCCCACGTCGACCATCCCAATACCGCTAAGTTAATTGGCTATGGAATCCAAGGTGGAATGCATTTAGTTCTCGAATATTTTCCTCATGGGAGTTTAGCTTCTACTCTCCATGGTAATTGATTTAGCTATCATTTGCTAAATGGTAATAATTCGTTtttcaagttttaaacattgGCCATTCTCTAGGTTTGAAGCAGAAGCTGGAATGGAACATTCGGTATAAAATAGCCATTGGAATCGCAGAGGGTTTAAGATATCTACATGAAGGATGTCAAAGAAGAATTATCCACAGAGATATTAAGGCCGCTAACATTTTGCTCACTGAAGACTTTGAGCCTCAGGTAATTAATTCTCTCTCCCCCATCCAGATATAATGTTTCTGAATCATTTAGTGCTCCTCACATGGtgtgtacaatacaaataaagtccAACAATAATTGTCCAACAGATTTGTGATTTCGGGCTTGCAAAGTGGCTGCCAAAGCAATGGACTCATCATATAGTATCAAAATTCGAAGGCACATTTGGGTTTGTGAATCTTATATGTCATCCTTTTGTTTACCAGTAGTGTTCATATATAAAAGAGTACACGCATCAACTCTTATTCCTCCTCGTACTGCCTTTGTAGCTACTTACCTCCGGAGTATTTATCACATGGTATAGTAGATGAAAAAACTGATGTTTTTGCATTTGGCGTTCTCCTATTGGAGCTAGTCACTGGACGTCGAGCTCTCGACTACTCTCAGCAAAGTCTTGTTTTGTGGGTGAGTTTCCGACTTCTCTTGCCACTTAAGTACTCGCTTATGCGCCAAGGTTGCAAAGTTTGGTTCAATCATCTCAAACGGATGGCTACTGATTAATTCAGATTTTTCTACCTTGATCAGGCAAAGCCGTTGCTGAAGAAGAACAATGTGAGAGAacttgttgatccttttacaacaAATTATAATTCACGACAGATGAATCTTGTTCTTCTTGCTGCTTCTTTATGCATTCAGCAATCCTCCATTCGGAGACCTTGTATGAGTCAGGCATGTTGTTGTCTTTATTATTTCTCAAAATTACAACCTTCGTATTTAAACAACCGATCTCATGGAAAAGAGTGTATGTCATTTATTGTCGAGTTTAGCTCATGTTGCAGCTTTCACTTAAACTAATAGATGTTGAATAAGTGGCCTGGATTATGAATAATAATTTATCATCTAGCGGTATAGAAGTTGGAATTAGATATTGCATTTAGTACTTTGGATTAGATGATTTTTGTTATGGAGCAGGAACGTTTgattttgaaacattttgatGTTTCATTGGAAGCTTGCTTTAACTCTGATGTTTGACATCAAAACACCCTGTACTCCAACACAAAAGCCCAAGAATAACATCACTGTCCAAACATCTGATATGCAGGTCGTTCAGATCTTGACTGGAGACCTGAGCTGCATAAGAGGGACCAGAAAAATTCAGATACCTTTCCTTCGAAGAGCTTTTCGTGAAGAGTTATTTAGAGCGGAACAGCCAAGATTGAGAGATGTTCTTATGGAACATTTATAGGAGGTTGGTTTCATGACAAGTGAAAGACAGAGCATGGCCGTGTTGTGCTGTGGAGGCTCGAGGTCGACTACAGAGTTACTATATGTGGCTATTGGAAGCTGCAAGCTGGGATTGGGGAATACAGATTCAAATGCTCTCCATTCCAAGCTTTGTTTATGATcagaatataaaataaataccaGAAAGAGGGCGTAGGTTCTTgtcaaattttgtttaaaattatgtGTCGCAACAAATTTTGCTTACATATGCCTAGTAAATGTATAAAAGGAAACTTTTGAACGATAAAGGCATAATAAGATACAGGAATATAATTGAAATGTGCAAGTTTTGCCACATGTATCACTATTTTACTAGTCATTGTCACGTTGAAATATAAACTTGATTTCGGATTGAAGTATTTGGGCCTAGCCCAAACAAAAAcctaattttttgaaatatttattagaATATTCTACagatattattggtaggagatGCTTAGAGTAGATTGAAgaattatttagaaaaaatgagaaaaaaaaaatataattgtaGAGAATATTCTAGAGAGACATTTGTAACCATCAGGTCATGAGTATGTTGGAAAAATCCTAGGGGAATTTatacggatgacccaaaaattgggccgaaaatgtcaaatgacccaatttttgaaaaaaaaaaaaaaaagccgaATGATTCAGGTGAAATTACTAAAATACACTGGCGCGCCTACTGAAAagtatctcgctctcgcttggtctcactctttctctctcttactcactctttctctctctctctttctttctctctctctttctactccctctctttctttctctctttctcgctctctcttgACCCAATTCTCTCTTTCTcgctttctctctctttctttctttctttctcgctctctctctccttCTCTCTTTCCCACTCGCTGTCTCTTTTTCGCgctctctcttgctctctcactctcactctctgtctctttctcgttctttctctctttcttgctctctctctcgctctctctctcattctctctctcgctctctctatctccatctctctctctcgctctcgctcttggtcttgctctctctcgGTCTTGGTCTCACTCTTTCGGTCTCGGTCTCTCTCAGTCTCACTCACACTCTCTCGGTCTCGGTCTCGGTCTTGGTCTTGGTCTTTCTCGGTCTCGatctctctctcattttctttagttttgTCAACTTTGGTTTTGCTAAAGTTGGTCAGAGAAGAAGTCGCGAGCATCATCGGTAGAACaagaataaagaataaaatattttcgcCGAGTTCGTCCCGCcggagaagaagatgaggaagtaaaaaggaaaaaaaaaaaagaaaaagaaggtcgAAGGTCATgccaaagaagaaaagaacaaGGCTGAAATAAATCTAAAGGATAAATTTATAACTTAAATCATCTATGTCATCAGCAGaaggtcatttgacatttttttaaaaaaattttgggTCATTTGCCATTTTGGACTCAATTTTTGGGCATCTATACAAATATTTCCAAAATTATAGCCTCAGATTTATGGGCACCAACTAGTATAAATAAGAGGCATGTCTTATCATTTGTCAAGCCAAAAAAATAGAAGTGCTCAATAACAGAAGTAGTCTTTCTTTCTCATATATTTTCTACCAAATTACCTCTAACCACCAAATTTCTTTCCACTAACCAAGTGGACTTTGAAGTGGCACTtcccaagcttgacacctaaagtttacatgctagtggagtttgaggtggaagacatgcaagaTAGAATTTCACAtgtattttttctataaatagtttggtttttgaattCTATAAAGTCTAATGCTTCTTTGACCTTTGACCTAAACTCTTCCACCAAAACATCTTTACTCTCCTTTTACTAAAGTGTTTTTCCCTTGTCTTCACTAACAAAACGATCTCACAGCCGTGTTCTTCAATCGGAGAATAGTGAGGATTTGCCATTGGTGGTATTGATCGAGCTCgggagaggaagattgcggtAGATTGTACAAAGGTTGTAATTTTTAAGCCTTATTcatgcttattcttgttttttatgtaattagaaCGTTATCGATCCTTGCTTCCACTATACATGTGTTCTTTATATTCCAAcaatagatagatttgttacaatatttaatcttttaattaagattaatttaatcctattaaacagaTTAAAAGagtaaacttaaatttctaatctcattagaaaagtgatcttaggtctatgtgaatcatgttttataacaattttaaaagatgattattaacctaaggtttgcatgcaactcttaattattaattttaatttttaatttcattttgttataacaattataaacaaaagaaataaattaaaaccatacaatGCATGTTTTGACAtactttattaaattatatcatttataaattaaattaaagtagtgtcatgcttcatacaatttcattttattactaaaatatataaaatttatataataaaggaATGAAACATACAAtagcatacatccatacatacattgaaccatatattataacaattataacataaatgatgcatggacatactattaatgcatgcatgcatatataacatttatactatatgatgcatgaacatgctatatcaattaaatcatgcatatacatatattataactcttacaatataaatgatgcatgaaattgaatgcataacctatggtgggatttagtactatatgacatacaatataatatatatataagattaaATCACACATCACatgtttaattaataaacaaaaattattggATCGGGATTGGAcactaaacaattaattaaattaatataacacttatattaatttaattaatcaaaactcTAACTACTACAATAATAGTTATCAATCGGTTCATAAACAAGCGAACCGGACCTTAAACCGCTCGAACCAGACCAACCAGCCACCGAACGATCCTTGAACTGCTCAAACCAGGTGAACCGGACCCGAATAAGCTCCAAACCAATCCAAACTACGTGCGAACTGATGCTTCTCAAGTTTCTTAGAGCATCATGATGCCATGCCCTAGCGTCACGATGCTACAGAGAAAAAACTCTGTCCGCCACCCATTGCATCACACTGGGGCATAACGTTGCGACGCTACTGTACAGTCCCCTACTGTACATAATCGATCTTCTTTGAAACTTCACCTTTTTTTGCCTCGTTTTCTTTAGAATCGCACCAGAAAGACACGAATGACTCAAGGACTTGAATTATAAAATCTATTACAAATTATTGCCCCAAAACATGGGCCTTTACATACTAAAATGTAAGATAAAGTAATAAAGTAAACAGTGCCAATCTCAAAAAATATCCAATAGTTTAAAACATCCATCAAGAACACTCATCACATGAAGAAAATGACAAAACTTAAATCCCACCAGAAACTATAAAAAGATGTTccgaaattttggaaaaaattgggCCATTAACAtcgctttgataccaattgaaggatcctaATGAAAGGACCTTGAGCAAAAGTGATGGATCGTCCCAATTCCCATTTTTACAAAAGCCATAATTCTATAGAGATAGAAAACATTTTGCATTTAACTACCAAAAAATATAACATGCTTAATAAAGAATAGAGAAATAAGAAGACTTTCAAAAAccttatctttgaagaaccaATCTTCATGTAATTCTTCTTCTCTGTGCAAATCACAAACAACTCCAAATGGGCACTACCACGAGATGACCTCGGTATTCTttggtgagaatccaggagttatgggctctggtgattttggatttttgagGAAAGGGAttgagagagaggaagaaaaggaagatgaaATTTTCCCACACCAAAAATGGCTCCCacaccaaattaattttaatcacaaactttaatatatatatatatattaaactatatgttatatcaaatataacatataacttattctatattgtatccaatacaatataacctatggtttaattctctcaacaaaaatatttaatataaattccatttatattaaatttaattatatgaatcaaatttacagaactaatatttgaatcatattcaaatatttaatttctctcaattaaattacttaaaattataatgtatcaaatatattatattaattatatcatatataattaattccctcaattaatttgaacaattcaaattaatctaagattcgattctcatttattcccattgagctaccaaggggacctcatgaacacgtaggttgaagctccaatggtacgtgaataattacttgaactctttaattaaattattcaccatccgggGCACTCgattaaagactgacagttgcactctttgcactacaaatatatttttgtgtccattggatataaccaatcaacagtacaatgaccttttcacaaattgctcataagtacagttgggccaaaatgaccattttgcccctatagttacatctaactcctcaagtaccactgattcctatAACGAACAACAAATTATAGCCCAACTATTgtcaaacccctctcggacaggagagagtgtggcaccacattatttaagccctggaatcagtgcttaagggagcaatttatcaaCTTGTCCCAAcattggggaaagagtgaattccttcttgtgtagctttGTTCCCAGCTccacaatcagacgaatccccaaaatggtaggcttattgagtcgacgatctggccactctcacccatacaaatcaaaggatcgccctcataggcaggagttcacaactcacttaggatttaggtcatgttacctatggtcattctggtgaagtgtaagtctctattatgaacgacgttatataatgagactaaaaaattcatggtccagtcttatacaaactcctttgtatagaagaTCCCcgcttatatgtctccacatgaatgtcaggataagatcatttgtagcactttacaacaattgtaacatctataaagctggtcatactcatagtgtcaccaggataaggtatcttaACTTAtacatctattacagaccatttaggttattacttaaacatgatccccatatgtctctacattcatgtttaagctacaagataaccttggatgttagtttattggtttgtgattgatgctactaattttgaaataaaacatcacatattttattacataaataaaatgcttGTACATtgcaattacaaactatgaaaccttatgagatttagggcatcaaccccaataccATCATCTTCAACCTTCGATCTTCTATTTGAGGAATTTTGAGTGAAAGCTCAATTTTCTTATCTGATTAGAGGTAGAGCTCCATCAACCTTCATCGTCAGCACTAGTGATGCAACCATCCATTATAGCCGAAGGAAGCAAAAGATTGTGACTGACGACTTAGCATTTCCATCTCTTGAAACTTCCATTCTTTTGTTTTCCATTAAGTTTGTATTGAGACATTGAGATTGTGACACCTTTTATTCATATATCAAATTCATGATTTCTATTATTTCTTATTCATCCATGTATTCATTTCCTTTCATCATGAGCGGCTGATTTCTTAATGGGTTGAGTTTTAGGACACTGATTCTTGGAAAACTTTATTAACGTAACGAGTTGGTACAATCTCCCAGAATAGCAACTAAACGAtgaatgaattttttattaaacgatATAAGACAAacagagactagacgatcgcttatcaaactccaaatgatcgtttacaaaactctatacgatcgcttataGTCTCTACATGATCACTTAGTAATATTAGATGACCGCTTACAAAATACCCCATGATCGCTTACaagatactacacgatcgcttacaaaatatTACACAATCACTTACCAaattctatacgatcgcctaccaaatgctacatgatcgctggattcggctacacgatcgcttaatagAAGATGTAGACGATGAGTGACACACTATTATTGAATCTGCACGATAAAGACTTccaaactcccactctcgagagatCACCTTCCTCACTTCTGATATTCAAAGTCCTCTGTTCCCTTTCTTTcggtttctttcttctttcaaaCCTCCACTTCTCCCAATAGAATTGAAAGTAGTCCTTAACCGATTCAACCGCCTCtcctctattctttctttcttgatattgcaacataattggaggcctatcaTTACCTCCCCCCTCCATCtttaccttgtcctcaaggtaaagTTCTGGCTGTCCAACCCATTTCTTTAGTTGCGACACAGGAAACACTGGATGGATCAACACTGTTTTCTGAAGGTTCAACTTGTAAGCTACTGATCCCACTCTGTCTACCACCTGATATGGTCCATAATACTTGGGAGATAATTTCACATTCTGCTTTTGCCAAACTAAAATTTGGCGATAGGGTTGCCACTTCAACCATACCCAATCACCAACTTGAAATCCAACATCACGTCACTTCTTGTCAGcaaacttcttcattttctcttgagccaccCTAAAATGCTCCTTAAGCATGCGCAATGCAGCATCTTTGTCTCGCATTTGTTGGCCCAAAGTTGCATTGGTCATACAATCATTCCCATAGTAAATCAACACTGGAGGTTGTCATCCATACACAATCTGAAAAGGGGCAAAGCCAGTAGAAGCATTATACGTAGTGTTATACGAATAGTCCTCCCAATGCCACCAGTTAATCCATTCTTTCGATCGCTCACCACAGTAGCACCTCCAATACATTTCCACGCTGGAATTCACCACCTCTGTCTGACCATCCGACTGAAGATAAGAAACGGTACTGCGATGGAGTTTGGTACCCGACAGTCGGAATAACTCTTGCCAAAAGTGACTCACAAACTCTTTGTCTTGGTTCGAGACAATGGACTTCGACACCCCGTGTAGTTTAactatttctctataaaatgtATCTATTACAATACCAACAATTAAAGGGTGTTTCAAAGGCAAGAAATGAGCATACTCCACAGATCGATATGCTTCCATAGTCGTTTC from Benincasa hispida cultivar B227 chromosome 10, ASM972705v1, whole genome shotgun sequence carries:
- the LOC120087819 gene encoding receptor-like cytosolic serine/threonine-protein kinase RBK2 isoform X1, translating into MKEKVDSFSPTGILEDYFRSSGAESTSSELHKPGSFWRGIFELLRSKSRKPVSKLHPQSVLKLSKKLSNSMRETLHLHFGFDSNVCNFNSPWKNFTLRELEAATNYFSPENLIGKGGYAEVYRGCLKNGQVVAIKRLTRGNFDENIGDFLLELGIMAHVDHPNTAKLIGYGIQGGMHLVLEYFPHGSLASTLHGLKQKLEWNIRYKIAIGIAEGLRYLHEGCQRRIIHRDIKAANILLTEDFEPQICDFGLAKWLPKQWTHHIVSKFEGTFGYLPPEYLSHGIVDEKTDVFAFGVLLLELVTGRRALDYSQQSLVLWAKPLLKKNNVRELVDPFTTNYNSRQMNLVLLAASLCIQQSSIRRPCMSQVVQILTGDLSCIRGTRKIQIPFLRRAFREELFRAEQPRLRDVLMEHL
- the LOC120087819 gene encoding receptor-like cytosolic serine/threonine-protein kinase RBK2 isoform X2, whose translation is MKEKVDSFSPTGILEDYFRSSGAESTSSELHKPGSFWRGIFELLRSKSRKPVSKLHPQSVLKLSKKLSNSMRETLHLHFGFDSNVCNFNSPWKNFTLRELEAATNYFSPENLIGKGGYAEVYRGCLKNGQVVAIKRLTRGNFDENIGDFLLELGIMAHVDHPNTAKLIGYGIQGLKQKLEWNIRYKIAIGIAEGLRYLHEGCQRRIIHRDIKAANILLTEDFEPQICDFGLAKWLPKQWTHHIVSKFEGTFGYLPPEYLSHGIVDEKTDVFAFGVLLLELVTGRRALDYSQQSLVLWAKPLLKKNNVRELVDPFTTNYNSRQMNLVLLAASLCIQQSSIRRPCMSQVVQILTGDLSCIRGTRKIQIPFLRRAFREELFRAEQPRLRDVLMEHL
- the LOC120087819 gene encoding receptor-like cytosolic serine/threonine-protein kinase RBK2 isoform X3, whose amino-acid sequence is MKEKVDSFSPTGILEDYFRSSGAESTSSELHKPGSFWRGIFELLRSKSRKPVSKLHPQSVLKLSKKLSNSMRETLHLHFGFDSNVCNFNSPWKNFTLRELEAATNYFSPENLIGKGGYAEVYRGCLKNGQVVAIKRLTRGNFDENIGDFLLELGIMAHVDHPNTAKLIGYGIQGGMHLVLEYFPHGSLASTLHGLKQKLEWNIRYKIAIGIAEGLRYLHEGCQRRIIHRDIKAANILLTEDFEPQICDFGLAKWLPKQWTHHIVSKFEGTFGYLPPEYLSHGIVDEKTDVFAFGVLLLELVTGRRALDYSQQSLVLWAKPLLKKNNVVQILTGDLSCIRGTRKIQIPFLRRAFREELFRAEQPRLRDVLMEHL